The Oryza brachyantha chromosome 6, ObraRS2, whole genome shotgun sequence region CGAAATCAACGAGAAGCTCAACGAGAGAACTCTCGGGGAGTCGGTGATGACATGGCCAGGCTCTCCGGCGAACTCCGGCAACAAGTCGCCGGTGAAGAGGCTGCTCAGCACCATCGAAGAGGACGCTGAGTGATGAAGGAATTGAAGCAAGCATAAGCATGCCGATCGATAAGATCCAGATGAAATCAAGATTGTTTCATAGTAGGctttttggttttattttgttattattagGTGGATTGACAAATTTTTGGGGgtagaaaaatagtttaaagAGCCAAAGATAGCAAAGAAATGCCTATTTATTTGGTCATACCTCTGTCAATTTCATTTCAAAGAGAAAGGAATTGTGATTCATTTATTCATAGTTACACATGATTGCTTCTTGTGTTTGGTTAATGGTTGGAGCATGAGCATCACCCAAATGCAGATACAACAACAATCATACCTAAATTTTCCACATCATTAATATACTACTCCACCTGAGACAGAAGTTCCCCAACATTAGATAAATCTGCTCAGTGAACCTAAAGCGAAATTGTGGCTGGTAATTTGTTAATCGGTAGAGATTTGCTtgagtccaacaaaaagtattttgAGGAACTGGCacctcgaggtatcaaatcttttttcagcattggatctagctgagtaggatgtgcactgttagatccaacaatcagaaataatttagtacctcgagttactttttgttggactgaagcaaatctctaatTGGTAACATCAGTACATGTGTCCTCTATTGGCAAAATTGTGATACCTAGTAAGATTCGTCTGTGCATGGAAGAATTCAGAAAGGGGAACGGGTGAAGTGTATAGGGCTAACAATCTGTTTGGAGTGCAAGCTAGGCAGAGTTACGTCGAAATCATCTGTTTGCTTGTGGCGTGAGGGCTCTCGGTTAAAATATTCGTGTCGTGTTACCAGGAAGGTTAAGCAACGGGAAACATGTCGTCGTGCAGAACAGCATGGTAGCCGACGTGCCGTCGTCCGGGGAAAAAGGTGATATTTATCCAGTGATTACAACGTCAAGATGGCCGAGTTGGTCTAAGGCGCCAGTTTCAGGTACTGGTCCGAAAGGGCATGGGTTCGAATCCCATTCTTGAcataactttttattttacttgttttttaaactttaattatgttgTGCCAGGGTCGTCTTTAACTTTTGCTCAAGTGAATATTCTCCGTTTGTTTGGCTGGTTTGCTGTGTGCCGTCTACTTGCTGAATGCTGAGCTGACTAGGACTAAAATCTTAGTGCTAATCTGACTGGATTTGGGTGTAGGCAGGAAGCTCACAAGCTCTTCTGGCGGCGGTTCCAAATGATCGACAGCCCAACGCACTCACACGAAATAGAGTACTAGTAAAAGAGAAAACAGCCAGCGCCAAACCTGTGAACCGGCCCATCTCGCACTTGTGAACTTGGGGCCCTTCTTTTcggccttttttttaattatcgtacaattaattaagaattaaatattaaaaagttaaaatttgctttatttaatttttaaagaaacttctatatgaaaaattttcatatgaaacaTACTAGTTCGAAAAACATGCTCACGAATACTAAGAACGTGACTAATGTTATTGGATAGAAAACAACAGGGCGAGTTAGAAGTCAGAAAGAATGGAGTGCCGGGACGGGAGGGGTACGCTGCTGCTGGCAACTTACCGACACCTTTGTTTGAAGTTCGCCGATCGCACAGTTGAGACGGACTCGATCAAAAAGCTAGCGTAGTGGTGGATGGATGGGatggaatggaatggaagAAGACCGAATCGCCGGCACGACGAGCTGAGCACGGAGCATCCGCAGCAGAGATGTCTTTCGGCATCCACCTTTGCGTTTCTCCGCGACGACGCTGCTGCTATAAACAAATCTTTCGTACGACGCTGTCAAACACGGCAAACGGGGACGTCGTGCAACAGTGGTTTTGCCGGATGTTAAACCCATCTGAGGCGTTCGGCGGGGCACGGGGTTCGGGAGTTTCGAGCGGAAATTTCATTCATAACTTGTATCCCGGCTATGTCCGGGCCAACGCTtcgaaaaattaaaactatatattaggAGGCCCGAACCCAAATCTAAAAGATATAAAACTTTATCCCTTGCCTTCTAAAGCCCAAAATTGATATAGTAGATTAGCACTTCAGGAAGGCCCTGGGTTGATCCCCAATCAATTTTCATGGATCATCAAAGCATTACATGCACTTGCTCTAGCTGCTCGTACTATATTGCTGGCTTGCTGCTGTGTTCCTGTGTCCTGCTGTGATGATTGTCTCAAAAATATGTGGTATTGTGCTGCCTTGGAAAGTCCAGTAGTTTGGACTTCAGAACATATCACCGAGCCCCATTTGCAAGCTGGCGTCCCCAGCAGTTTCTTTGCTTTTGCTACTATTTTGTTGTAAGAACCTTGTATGCTGGCTTTATTTTCTAAAGTCTAAAATCGATTATAGTTAGGGTTACAACAATTGAACTTTCAAATTAGAATTTGAAGAATTGGATTAAGACCATGTTTGGATCccataactttttttagtcctgtcacatcaaatgtttggacactaattacaagtattaaatatagattattaataaaaactcAGCTCATAttttggactatttcacgagatgaatctattgaacctaattagtccatgattagtgaatgtgatgctacagtaaacatttgctaatcatggcttaattaggcttaaaaaatttgtctaatgaaatagcttttatttatgcaattagttttgttattggtctatatttaatacttctaattaatgtcaaaACATCTGATATTACGAGAGACTACAGCTCCGAAGATCGAAGAGAAAGGTTCAGTTCTCATTAGAAAGTCCAAAGGAGTGTGGTTGGTAGTACTACGATTGCCTCATAAAACTTCCCATGAAGGATTGCCACACTAGTAGTAGCTTAACtgagttcttttttttgtgtatattGCAACTTCcaattgcatatttgcacagTTATTCTATAAGCCTACTTAAGGTTGTGTTTAATCTTTTCTGGTCTGATTGTTCTATAGTAGTTTTCCAGCTAAAAACTAAGATGTAGCACTGACTGTTCTTTTATGgatgaaatataaaagataaaaggattatcagattatttttagatatttaatggtgtaaacaATAAACAAGGAATAATCAGCCTAGTCCTATTAATATCCTGTCAATGGCACATGGGGAAAATAATCAATTTCGATCAAAACGATAGAGCagtctattaaaaaaaaagcatggcTCTTTCGTTATCTCTTTCATTCTTTAATTTCGGCAGCAAGCTAAAGTTCTGAAGAAATTACAAgatcagaaagaaaaaatctctCGCTTGCAAATGCTGCTACGAATTACGCAGCAGCAATTGGAGCAACATCTCGTTCCAGACGTCGATCGGGCCGGGCAGGCACCAGTGCACGCAGTCGTTGTACAGCGTCACGTTCTCATGCGCCCAGTGCCCGTACCGGCTCGGGTGCCCGTCCGGCCGGAGCcacatcgccgccgtcgtgtccagcagcagcagcctcgCGGGCcacccgctcgcccgcgcctccgcctcggctttcTCGAACTCCTCCACCTGCAGCTCGTGGAGGTCGACGTCCCGCCGGGCCACccgcgcctcgccggccgcgtACGGCCGCGTCCGCCGGCAGTCGCCGCCCTTGTTCCACTCCCCGCCCTCGAAGtgcgacgtcggcgacagcgtCCGCACGACCACCGTGCCGTTgaagccggcgccgccgccggcggtgagcaGTGCCCGCAGCGCGGTGCGGAACGCCGCGCGCAGAGAGTACCGCAGCGTGAGGTCGGCGACGCCGGGGACGAGACAGTAGTGGCAGCCGACGAGGCGGCCGGCCTCGTAGAACATGGACGGCTTGTTGAACCAGTTCGCCGTGGAGACGACGACGTAGTCGAATCCCGCCACGCCGGTCACCCAGACGGCGTCCGGCTCGTCGAGGTAGAGGTCCCACAGCCCGCCGGCGGGGTCCGACTGGTTCGCCGTGACGAGAAACGGCGACCggaaggcggcgacggtgaagtTGTGGGACTCGTAGCGCACCGTCCTGAACTCTGGATCCGTCGTCT contains the following coding sequences:
- the LOC102702298 gene encoding protein trichome birefringence-like 19; amino-acid sequence: MKKLQLTAVSLPALAVVAVAVLLLTARRPSFLRWYEPSIASVPPGPAPSSASSSSKSAPPAVARVPSDCDIFRGEWVPAAAADDGAAPYYTNRSCAEIQEHQNCMKYGRPDLGFLRWRWRPERCELPRFDAPAFLHLVRGRSMAFVGDSLARNHMQSLLCLLSKVESPKDVSKTTDPEFRTVRYESHNFTVAAFRSPFLVTANQSDPAGGLWDLYLDEPDAVWVTGVAGFDYVVVSTANWFNKPSMFYEAGRLVGCHYCLVPGVADLTLRYSLRAAFRTALRALLTAGGGAGFNGTVVVRTLSPTSHFEGGEWNKGGDCRRTRPYAAGEARVARRDVDLHELQVEEFEKAEAEARASGWPARLLLLDTTAAMWLRPDGHPSRYGHWAHENVTLYNDCVHWCLPGPIDVWNEMLLQLLLRNS